A portion of the Marinobacter alexandrii genome contains these proteins:
- the rimM gene encoding ribosome maturation factor RimM (Essential for efficient processing of 16S rRNA), translated as MQQKDCYQLGEVIKTHGLKGEVNIFLDVDFPNEYQKLESVFLEQQGKLIPFFIDTIQINNGKALVKFEDVDSLDEGKSLIKSKLFLPLSSLPVLNDHQYYFHELVDCEVYESSTLIGIVKNVIDLNGNQLLSVDMKGSEVLIPLKDEILIEVDVSSKKIDVDLPEGLLDIYNE; from the coding sequence ATGCAGCAGAAAGATTGCTACCAACTTGGGGAAGTAATCAAGACCCATGGTCTTAAGGGTGAAGTAAACATTTTTTTGGATGTAGATTTCCCAAATGAATATCAGAAATTGGAATCAGTTTTTCTTGAACAGCAAGGAAAGCTGATTCCTTTTTTTATTGATACAATTCAGATAAATAATGGAAAGGCTTTAGTCAAATTTGAAGATGTTGATTCTTTGGATGAAGGAAAATCTCTTATCAAGTCTAAACTCTTTCTCCCACTTTCCTCCTTACCAGTATTGAATGACCACCAATATTACTTCCATGAATTGGTTGATTGCGAAGTTTACGAATCTTCTACCCTCATTGGAATTGTAAAGAATGTAATTGACCTCAATGGCAATCAGTTGCTATCAGTAGACATGAAGGGATCCGAAGTGTTGATTCCCCTTAAGGATGAAATTCTAATTGAAGTTGATGTTTCATCAAAAAAAATTGATGTAGACTTACCAGAAGGTCTATTAGATATATATAATGAGTAA
- the trmD gene encoding tRNA (guanosine(37)-N1)-methyltransferase TrmD — translation MRIDIITCLPDLFEGPLTQSIVKRSMDKGLVELDIHNLRDYSEDKHLNVDDYAFGGGAGMVLRVEPIDMCISTLKSKRTYDEVIYLTPDGETYNQSIANQLSLKQNFIFLCGHYKGVDQRVRDHLVTREISIGDYVLSGGELAAMVLADSLIRLVPGVLNDETSALSDSFQDNLLAPPVYTRPAEYKGWKVPDILTSGHEAKIEEWRSNQALKRTEERRPDLLD, via the coding sequence GTGCGGATAGATATAATCACCTGTCTTCCTGATCTTTTTGAAGGACCATTAACACAAAGTATTGTGAAGAGATCCATGGATAAGGGACTTGTTGAACTCGATATCCATAACCTTCGCGACTACTCTGAGGATAAACATCTGAATGTAGATGACTATGCATTTGGAGGTGGGGCTGGCATGGTGCTTAGAGTTGAGCCTATCGATATGTGCATCTCGACATTAAAATCGAAGAGAACATACGATGAGGTCATCTACTTAACCCCTGATGGAGAAACCTACAATCAGTCCATCGCTAATCAGCTTTCTTTGAAACAAAACTTTATCTTTCTCTGTGGCCATTATAAGGGAGTAGATCAGCGAGTTCGAGACCATTTGGTGACTCGGGAGATTAGTATTGGAGATTATGTACTTTCAGGTGGGGAACTTGCCGCCATGGTTTTAGCCGATTCTTTAATTAGACTGGTTCCGGGAGTCTTAAATGACGAGACGTCTGCCCTTTCTGATTCTTTTCAAGACAATCTATTAGCCCCTCCGGTGTACACACGTCCAGCAGAATATAAAGGATGGAAGGTTCCAGACATACTTACTTCAGGGCATGAAGCCAAAATAGAGGAATGGCGAAGCAATCAAGCATTAAAAAGGACTGAAGAAAGACGTCCTGATCTTTTAGATTAA